The DNA window TTTAACTAGAAAAATGTATAACTCACCTAAACATAATATTCAAAGAGATTCTACAGGTAAAATCTTAAAAGAATATGATACTTCAAACCAAAGAACTTCTATGATTAATGATGAAGTAAGAGTTTACAAAGGTGGTTCTTGGAGAGATAGAGCATATTGGATTGATCCAGCACAACGTAGATACTTCCCACAAGATATGGCTACAGATTATATCGGATTTAGATGTGCTATGTCTAGAGTAGGTTCTAAATCTCAAGGAGGTAAGAAAAGAAACTAAAAATTATTTTCAATAAAATAAAGAAGTCCTAACTAAAAACGTTAGGACTTTTTTATTTAAATTTATTTCATGACAATCGAAAAACTCTACCACTCTTTTTTAAAGTGTAGCACTATATCTACAGATACTCGGAAAATCGATTCTGACTGTATGTTTTTTGCCCTAAAAGGAGATAACTTTAACGGAAATAAATTTGCTTTAGAAGCTCTTAATAAAGGCGCACAATTTGCTATTATTGATGAAGCAAAATATGCTACACATGATAAGTGCATTTTAGTTAAGAATGTATTAGAAACATTACAAAGTTTAGCTACTCATCACAGAAAGACACTTGGCACTCCAATTATAGCATTAACGGGTAGTAATGGCAAAACAACTACAAAAGAATTGATTAATGCTGTCTTATCTACAACTTATAAAACAAGTGCTACAAAAGGAAACCTCAATAATCATATTGGAGTACCACTAACCATACTTAAGTTTACAAAAGACACCGAAATTGGCATTGTTGAAATGGGAGCCAATCACCAAAAAGAAATCGAATTTTTATCAAATATAACGCTACCTGATTTTGGTTTCATTACCAATTTTGGAAAAGCACATTTAGAAGGTTTTGGCAGTATTGAAGGTGTTATCAAAGGAAAGTCTGAATTATACGATCACCTTATGTCTCATCATAAAGTTGTTTTTATTAATAAGAGTGACGCAAAGCAAATAGAACAAATTGGAGATTATAAAAAGACCATATTGTTTGGCTCAAATACAATAATGGCAAGTGCACAGCCTTTTATTAATTTATTGTTTAATAAAATTGAAATTAAAACACATTTAACTGGAGCTTATAATTATAATAATATCGCTGTTGCCATTGCAATTGGATTACATTTTAAAGTTGATGACAGCTCTATCTGTAAAGCGATAGAAAACTATAAACCTACTAATAATCGTTCTCAGATTATTGAAAAAAATTCTAATAAAATTATTCTTGATGCATATAATGCCAACCCAACAAGTATGATTGCTGCATTAGATAATTTCGGAAGTTTAAACGAATCGGGAAAAGTAGCCATACTAGGTGATATGTTTGAATTAGGAGAAGATGCTGAATTTGAGCATCAATCTATTTCAGACTATTCTAAAACGTTTAATATTGAACACATTTATTTGGTAGGAGAAAACTTTTTCAAAACAAAGAACATAGTTAAAAATGTTTCAACTTTTAAATCTTTTGAAAACTTAAAAAATGAATTAATCAACTCGCCTTTAAAAAACAAATACTTACTTATAAAAGGCTCCAGAGGAATGGCTTTAGAAAGAGTTTTAGATTATATATAACTAATATCTAAATAAAAGTGGGTCATACTGGATTCGAACCAGTGACTTCTACCCTGTCAAGGTAACACTCTGAACCAACTGAGTTAATGACCCAATAATTATAAAAACAAAAAAGTTCGCATTAAATGCGAACTTTTTAATAGTGTGGGCGCGAAGGGATTCGAACCCCTGACCCCTTGGGTGTAAACCAAGTGCTCTGAACCAACTGAGCTACGCGCCCTATTTATTGGACTGCAAATATAGTCTAGATTTTTAATTAGCAAAAGCTTTTTATAAAAAAAATTAAATTATTTCAGCAACAACAAATGTACTACCACCTACATAAATTAAATCTTCTGTTTTTGCCTTTAGCAAAGCAGAATTAAGTGCTTCATTTACTGCGCTATAACTTTCACCAACACAACCATTTTTGAGAAACTTATCCTTTAAAAGATTTTCATCCATTCCTCTAGGAATATTCGGCTTACAAAAATAATATGCCGCATATTTAGGCAACAATGGCAAAATCAAGTCTAAGTCTTTATCATTAACAACCCCAAAAACGATATGAAGGGCTTTAAAAGCTTCATCTTCCAATTGTTTTACCACAAAAGATAAACCTTCTTTATTGTGAGCTGTATCACAAATAATTTTGGGTAATTCTTGTAATATTTGCCAACGGCCTTTTAAACCTGTATTCTTTACAACATTTTTAAGTCCGTCAATTAGGGAGTTATTAGAGATAAGAAACTTCTTTTGGCGATTTAAGACAGTAATAGTTTGAATAACTGTTTTTATATTGTGTGTTTGATAGTTCCCTTTTAAATCACTTTCAAAATTTTCTTCTATAAGTTGATCGGCAAAATAGATTTCGGAAACATTGGTTTTCGCGACCGTAATAAATACATCTTTAGTTTCTTTTTGCGTCTCACCAATAACAACAGGAATTTTATGCTTAATTATACCTGCTTTTTCTATAGCTATTTCTTGATAAGTATTTCCTAAGAATTGAAGATGATCAAGACCAATATTAGTAATGACTGAAATTTCTGGAGTAATGATATTGGTTGAATCTAAACGACCACCTAATCCTACTTCAATAATAGCAACATCAACATTTTGTTTATTGAAATATTCAAAAGCCATTCCTACTGTCATCTCAAAAAATGACAAGTGATTCGCTTTTAAAAAAGAGAGGTTTCGTTTTATAAATCCAATAACAAACTGTTTACTAACTTCTTTACCATTGATTTTAATTCGTTCTCTAAAATCTTTTAAATGTGGAGACGTATATAATCCAACCTTATATCCTGCTTCTTGAAGTACTGAAGCCAGCATGTGACTAGTTGATCCTTTTCCATTAGTTCCAGCAACGTGAATACTTTTAAAATGCTGCTCAGGATGATTTAAGTGTTTTGCTAAAAGAAGTGTATTTGATAAATCAACTTTATAAGCAGATTCCCCTTGATTTTGATACATAGGTAACTGCTTGAACATCCAATTGACAGTCGTTTGATAGTTCATCAATTTGTAGGTGTAAAGTTCACGCTAACTTTACCATATTGTCGGGCAGGTGCCTTAGAATCTGCAGGCCATTTATAAGACTTCGCTATTTTTTTAGCTTGCGTTTTTAAACAAGTTGTAGCATTATTACTCCCTTTTGCTCCAGGTGTAGCTTCAATAACTTGACCGTTTCTGTTAACAACAATATCGACAACTATTAATCCATATTCATTTTCACAACCATCAAACATGTCATAATCTGGTGTACCTCTTCCGTTTAATCCATAACCTACGCCTCCATTTCCAGAACCTGGAGTTCCTTTGTAAGGCGCATACGGACTTCCATCTAAATCCCCTTTATCTCCTGGTCCGTCACCAGGACCTTCTCCATCTTTAGTTGGCCCTTCAGAATTTTTCACACCTCCAATAAGCGCATCGAGTTTATCCTTTTTATCTTGTTCTTCTTTAGCCTTACGTATTGCTTCTTCTTTTTTAAGTTGTTCTTGACGTTCTGCTTCAGCTTTAGCCTTTGCTTTAGCTTCTTCTGCTTTTTTAATTGCTATGGCTTCAGCAGATTCGGTTGTTAAAACATCTTCAGCTTGATTATTTGCTTGAGTCGTTTCCTCAGGTTGCGCTTTATCAGCTTGAGTTTCTTCTTTTACAACGTGTTCAGTAGGTCTAGATTTTATTGGTTCAGTAGGCTGAATATTACCTGAACCAACTGGTGAGTTCCCAAAATTCACAGCAACACCATATTCTTCAGGAGGATCCATATATGTATGTCCAACCACAAACAATAGCAATATTAAAATAACCATGATAAGCGTAGTTATTTTAGCTGAATTACGTTGGTGTTTTGTTTTTAGGTACTTCATAGTGTTGCAAGTGCAAACTTCATTCCGAAAATATTAGCTATTTGGTTTTACGGCCAAAATAACTTTAAACTTATTTCGATTAGCGATATCCATTACTTTAACTACATTTTCAACAGGAACCGATTTTTCGGCACGCAATACTATTGTTGGCTGGTCTTGGGTAGAAAGCATTGAGATTAATTCCGTTTCGAGAACACTTCCACCAACCAATTTCTGATCAATATAATAGTTAAGGTCTTTAGTTATACTAACTGAAACCGTTTGCTTATTTTCAGTTTTCCCACTAGCAGTAGGCAACAAAATGTCAATAGCATTTGTTGTTACTAATGTAGAAGCGAGCATAAAAAATATCAATAGCAAGAATACAATATCTGTCATTGACGACATATTGAATTCTGGCTTCACTTTATTTCTACCTCTTATGTTCATTAAATAGGCTCGTTTAAATGATCTAAGAATTCTAATGAGTTTGATTCCATTTGATACACAACTTTATCTGTTCTAACCACTAAATGATTGTAAGCAGTATATGCAACAATACCAACAATTAAGCCAGCAACAGTTGTGGTCATAGCAGTATATAATCCATCAGATAATTGTTTGATATCTATTTGTCCACCTGAATTAGCAATTTCGAAAATAGATAGTATCATTCCAATGACTGTACCTAGAAATCCAATCATTGGAGCAATACTAGATATCGTTGCAAGCACACTTACATTCTTTTCTAAGCCATATAATTCTAATCGGCCAGCATTTTCAATGGCTGTATTGATATCTTCAAGAGGCTTACCAATACGAGTAATGCCTTTATTTATAAGTCTAGAGACAGGAGTATTAACTTGAGCACAGAGCATTTGAGCAGAATCAATCTTACCGTTACTAACGTGGTCTT is part of the Psychroserpens ponticola genome and encodes:
- a CDS encoding MotA/TolQ/ExbB proton channel family protein — its product is MILLSNIQGGTELVTDSESVEKTLSIIELISSGGLAGQVIIALLFVLLIGVIYIYFERLFAIKAASNVDSNFMNQIKDHVSNGKIDSAQMLCAQVNTPVSRLINKGITRIGKPLEDINTAIENAGRLELYGLEKNVSVLATISSIAPMIGFLGTVIGMILSIFEIANSGGQIDIKQLSDGLYTAMTTTVAGLIVGIVAYTAYNHLVVRTDKVVYQMESNSLEFLDHLNEPI
- a CDS encoding ExbD/TolR family protein — its product is MNIRGRNKVKPEFNMSSMTDIVFLLLIFFMLASTLVTTNAIDILLPTASGKTENKQTVSVSITKDLNYYIDQKLVGGSVLETELISMLSTQDQPTIVLRAEKSVPVENVVKVMDIANRNKFKVILAVKPNS
- a CDS encoding bifunctional folylpolyglutamate synthase/dihydrofolate synthase, producing MNYQTTVNWMFKQLPMYQNQGESAYKVDLSNTLLLAKHLNHPEQHFKSIHVAGTNGKGSTSHMLASVLQEAGYKVGLYTSPHLKDFRERIKINGKEVSKQFVIGFIKRNLSFLKANHLSFFEMTVGMAFEYFNKQNVDVAIIEVGLGGRLDSTNIITPEISVITNIGLDHLQFLGNTYQEIAIEKAGIIKHKIPVVIGETQKETKDVFITVAKTNVSEIYFADQLIEENFESDLKGNYQTHNIKTVIQTITVLNRQKKFLISNNSLIDGLKNVVKNTGLKGRWQILQELPKIICDTAHNKEGLSFVVKQLEDEAFKALHIVFGVVNDKDLDLILPLLPKYAAYYFCKPNIPRGMDENLLKDKFLKNGCVGESYSAVNEALNSALLKAKTEDLIYVGGSTFVVAEII
- a CDS encoding UDP-N-acetylmuramoyl-tripeptide--D-alanyl-D-alanine ligase gives rise to the protein MTIEKLYHSFLKCSTISTDTRKIDSDCMFFALKGDNFNGNKFALEALNKGAQFAIIDEAKYATHDKCILVKNVLETLQSLATHHRKTLGTPIIALTGSNGKTTTKELINAVLSTTYKTSATKGNLNNHIGVPLTILKFTKDTEIGIVEMGANHQKEIEFLSNITLPDFGFITNFGKAHLEGFGSIEGVIKGKSELYDHLMSHHKVVFINKSDAKQIEQIGDYKKTILFGSNTIMASAQPFINLLFNKIEIKTHLTGAYNYNNIAVAIAIGLHFKVDDSSICKAIENYKPTNNRSQIIEKNSNKIILDAYNANPTSMIAALDNFGSLNESGKVAILGDMFELGEDAEFEHQSISDYSKTFNIEHIYLVGENFFKTKNIVKNVSTFKSFENLKNELINSPLKNKYLLIKGSRGMALERVLDYI
- a CDS encoding energy transducer TonB → MKYLKTKHQRNSAKITTLIMVILILLLFVVGHTYMDPPEEYGVAVNFGNSPVGSGNIQPTEPIKSRPTEHVVKEETQADKAQPEETTQANNQAEDVLTTESAEAIAIKKAEEAKAKAKAEAERQEQLKKEEAIRKAKEEQDKKDKLDALIGGVKNSEGPTKDGEGPGDGPGDKGDLDGSPYAPYKGTPGSGNGGVGYGLNGRGTPDYDMFDGCENEYGLIVVDIVVNRNGQVIEATPGAKGSNNATTCLKTQAKKIAKSYKWPADSKAPARQYGKVSVNFTPTN